In Synechococcus sp. PCC 6312, one genomic interval encodes:
- a CDS encoding YajQ family cyclic di-GMP-binding protein, translating to MASSFSFDIVSDFDRQELVNAVDQTVREIKSRYDLKDTKTIVELGAETITINTDSEFTLDAVTTILQTKAAKRNLSLKIFDYGPIDPAAGGRVHQDIQLRRGLSSELAKEISKLIRTEFKKVQPSIQGDAVRVVAKSKDDLQGVIQRLREEDYPAALQFVNYR from the coding sequence ATGGCCAGTAGTTTTTCCTTTGATATTGTCAGCGACTTTGATCGACAGGAGTTAGTGAATGCCGTGGATCAAACAGTTCGAGAAATTAAAAGCCGCTACGATCTCAAAGACACAAAAACTATCGTAGAGTTGGGCGCAGAGACAATTACCATTAATACCGACAGTGAATTTACTCTAGATGCGGTTACTACAATCCTGCAAACCAAGGCTGCTAAACGCAACTTATCCTTAAAGATTTTTGACTATGGCCCCATTGATCCAGCAGCGGGGGGGCGTGTTCATCAAGATATCCAACTGCGGCGGGGGCTAAGTTCGGAGTTGGCCAAGGAGATTAGTAAGTTAATTCGGACAGAATTTAAAAAGGTACAGCCGAGTATTCAAGGGGATGCAGTCCGGGTTGTGGCCAAATCTAAGGATGATTTGCAGGGGGTGATTCAACGGCTTAGGGAAGAGGATTATCCAGCCGCCTTACAGTTTGTAAACTATCGTTAA
- a CDS encoding DUF2854 domain-containing protein, whose translation MFGRFSLSTLGLVVGSILTVIGFIAYGTGNATLNLAGFFYGVPLLLGGLALKAAELQPVPYSQPTAPDVLALRETQATPIQTQIRKDVTRYRYGQDAHLDSSLNALGLSPSDDERPILAAIREELIHGAYALILEFDSSAIEFEVWQQKHDKITKFFGPNIAIQLTQPQAERVEVALIAQA comes from the coding sequence ATGTTTGGTCGGTTTTCCTTAAGTACGCTGGGCCTGGTGGTGGGTTCCATTTTGACCGTGATTGGATTTATTGCCTATGGTACGGGTAATGCCACCTTAAACTTGGCAGGATTTTTCTATGGCGTTCCCTTATTGTTGGGGGGCCTGGCCTTAAAAGCGGCTGAACTGCAACCCGTCCCCTACAGTCAACCCACGGCCCCAGATGTCCTGGCCTTGCGAGAGACCCAGGCCACGCCGATCCAAACCCAAATCCGGAAAGATGTCACCCGCTATCGTTACGGTCAAGATGCCCATTTGGATAGTTCTCTGAATGCGTTGGGGTTAAGTCCTTCCGATGATGAGCGGCCGATCCTGGCGGCAATCCGGGAAGAACTGATCCATGGAGCCTATGCCTTAATTCTAGAATTTGATTCCTCGGCGATTGAGTTTGAGGTTTGGCAGCAGAAGCACGATAAGATCACCAAGTTTTTTGGCCCCAATATTGCCATTCAATTAACTCAACCCCAGGCCGAACGGGTGGAAGTGGCTTTAATTGCCCAGGCCTAA